From the Pongo pygmaeus isolate AG05252 chromosome X, NHGRI_mPonPyg2-v2.0_pri, whole genome shotgun sequence genome, one window contains:
- the RENBP gene encoding N-acylglucosamine 2-epimerase isoform X2, which translates to MEKERETLQAWKERVGQELDRVVAFWMEHSHDQEHGGFFTCLGREGRVYDDLKYVWLQGRQVWMYCRLYRTFERFRHAQLLDAAKAGGEFLLRYARVAPPGKKCAFVLTRDGRPVKVQRTIFSECFYTMAMNELWRATGEARYQTEAVEMMDQIVHWVQEDASGLGRPQLQGAPAAEPMAVPMMLLNLVEQLGEADEELAGKYGELGDWCAQRILQHVQRDGQAVLENVSEGGKELPGCLGRQQNPGHALEAGWFLLRHCIRKGDPALRAHVVDKFLLLPFRSGWDPDHGGLFYFQDADDFCPTQLEWAMKLWWPHSEAMIAFLMGYSDSGDPVLLRLFYQVAEYTFRQFRDPEYGEWFGYLSREGKVALSIKGGPFKGCFHVPRCLAMCEEMLGALLGRPAPAPAPTPASTPAPTPACRGAE; encoded by the exons ATGGAGAAAGAGCGAGAGACTCTGCAGGCCTGGAAGGAGCGCGTGGGGCAGGAGCTGGACCGCGTGGTGGCTTTCTGGATGGAGCACTCCCACGACCAGGAGCACGG GGGCTTCTTCACGTGCCTTGGCCGCGAGGGGCGGGTGTATGATGACCTCAAGTATGTGTGGCTGCAGGGGAGGCAG GTATGGATGTATTGTCGCCTGTACCGCACTTTCGAGCGCTTCCGCCATGCTCAGCTTCTGGACGCAGCAAAAGCAG GTGGTGAGTTCTTGCTGCGTTATGCCCGGGTGGCACCTCCTGGCAAGAAGTGTGCCTTTGTGCTGACTCGGGACGGCCGCCCGGTCAAGGTGCAGCGGACCATCTTCAGCGAGTGTTTCTACACCATGGCCATGAACGAGCTGTGGAGGGCCACAGGGGAAGCACGGTACCAG ACGGAAGCGGTGGAGATGATGGATCAGATCGTCCACTGGGTGCAGGAGGACGCGTCGGGACTGGGCCGGCCCCAGCTCCAGGGGGCCCCTGCTGCAGAGCCCATGGCGGTGCCCATGATGCTGCTGAACCTGGTGGAGCAGCTCGGGGAGGCAGATGAGGAGCTGGCGGGCAAATACGGAGAGCTGGGGGACTGGTGCGCCCAGAGGATTCTGCAGCACGTGCAG AGGGATGGACAAGCTGTGCTGGAGAATGTGTCAGAGGGTGGCAAGGAACTTCCTGGCTGCCTGGGGAGACAGCAGAACCCAG GCCACGCGCTGGAAGCCGGCTGGTTTCTGCTCCGTCATTGCATTCGGAAAGGCGACCCCGCACTTCGAGCCCATGTGGTTGACAAGTTCCTGTTGTTGCCCTTCCGCTCCGGATGGGACCCTGACCACGGCGGCCTCTTTTACTTCCAGGATGCTGATGACTTCTGCCCCACCCAG CTGGAGTGGGCCATGAAGCTCTGGTGGCCACACAGTGAAGCCATGATTGCCTTCCTCATGGGTTACAGTGACAGTGGGGACCCTGTGCTGCTGCGCCTCTTCTACCAAGTGGCTGAGTACACCTTCCGCCAG TTTCGCGATCCCGAGTACGGGGAATGGTTTGGCTACCTGAGCCGAGAGGGCAAGGTGGCCCTCTCCATCAAGGGAGGTCCTTTCAAAG GCTGCTTCCACGTGCCGCGGTGCCTAGCCATGTGCGAGGAGATGCTGGGCGCCCTGCTgggccgccccgcccccgcccccgcccccacccccgcctccacccccgcccccacccccgcctgCCGAGGCGCGGAATAA
- the NAA10 gene encoding N-alpha-acetyltransferase 10 isoform X1, with translation MNIRNARPEDLMNMQHCNLLCLPENYQMKYYFYHGLSWPQLSYIAEDENGKIVGYVLAKMEEDPDDVPHGHITSLAVKRSHRRLGLAQKLMDQASRAMIENFNAKYVSLHVRKSNRAALHLYSNTLNFQISEVEPKYYADGEDAYAMKRDLTQMADELRRHLELKEKGRHVVLGAIENKVESKGNSPPSSGEACREEKGLAAEDSGGDSKDLSEVSETTESTDVKDSSEASDSAS, from the exons ATGAACATCCGCAATGCGAGG CCAGAGGACCTAATGAACATGCagcactgcaacctcctctgcctGCCCGAGAACTACCAGATGAAATACTACTTCTATCATGGCCTTTCCTGGCCCCAG CTCTCTTACATTGCTGAGGACGAGAATGGGAAGATTGTGGGGTATGTCCTGGCCAAAAT gGAAGAGGACCCAGACGATGTGCCCCATGGACATATCACCTCATTG GCTGTGAAGCGTTCCCACCGGCGCCTCGGTCTGGCTCAGAAACTGATGGACCAGGCCTCTCGAGCCATGATAGAGAACTTCAATGCCAAATACGTCTCCCTGCATGTCAGGAAGAG TAACCGGGCCGCCCTGCACCTCTATTCCAACACCCTCAACTTTCA GATCAGTGAAGTGGAGCCCAAATACTATGCAGATGGGGAGGACGCCTATGCCATGAAGCGGGACCTCACTCAGATGGCCGATGAG CTGAGGCGGCACCTGGAGCTGAAGGAGAAGGGCAGGCACGTGGTGCTGGGTGCCATCGAGAACAAGGTGGAGAGCAAAGGCAATTCACCTCCGAGCTCAGGAGAGGCCTGTCGCGAGGAGAAGGGCCTGGCTGCCGAGGATAGTGGTGGGGACAGCAAGGACCTCAGCGAGGTCAGCGAGACCACAGAGAGCACAGATGTCAAGGACAGCTCAGAGGCCTCCGACTCAGCCTCCTAG
- the RENBP gene encoding N-acylglucosamine 2-epimerase isoform X1, which translates to MRKGLRAQQDMEKERETLQAWKERVGQELDRVVAFWMEHSHDQEHGGFFTCLGREGRVYDDLKYVWLQGRQVWMYCRLYRTFERFRHAQLLDAAKAGGEFLLRYARVAPPGKKCAFVLTRDGRPVKVQRTIFSECFYTMAMNELWRATGEARYQTEAVEMMDQIVHWVQEDASGLGRPQLQGAPAAEPMAVPMMLLNLVEQLGEADEELAGKYGELGDWCAQRILQHVQRDGQAVLENVSEGGKELPGCLGRQQNPGHALEAGWFLLRHCIRKGDPALRAHVVDKFLLLPFRSGWDPDHGGLFYFQDADDFCPTQLEWAMKLWWPHSEAMIAFLMGYSDSGDPVLLRLFYQVAEYTFRQFRDPEYGEWFGYLSREGKVALSIKGGPFKGCFHVPRCLAMCEEMLGALLGRPAPAPAPTPASTPAPTPACRGAE; encoded by the exons atgagAAAGGGTCTCCGAGCGCAACAG GACATGGAGAAAGAGCGAGAGACTCTGCAGGCCTGGAAGGAGCGCGTGGGGCAGGAGCTGGACCGCGTGGTGGCTTTCTGGATGGAGCACTCCCACGACCAGGAGCACGG GGGCTTCTTCACGTGCCTTGGCCGCGAGGGGCGGGTGTATGATGACCTCAAGTATGTGTGGCTGCAGGGGAGGCAG GTATGGATGTATTGTCGCCTGTACCGCACTTTCGAGCGCTTCCGCCATGCTCAGCTTCTGGACGCAGCAAAAGCAG GTGGTGAGTTCTTGCTGCGTTATGCCCGGGTGGCACCTCCTGGCAAGAAGTGTGCCTTTGTGCTGACTCGGGACGGCCGCCCGGTCAAGGTGCAGCGGACCATCTTCAGCGAGTGTTTCTACACCATGGCCATGAACGAGCTGTGGAGGGCCACAGGGGAAGCACGGTACCAG ACGGAAGCGGTGGAGATGATGGATCAGATCGTCCACTGGGTGCAGGAGGACGCGTCGGGACTGGGCCGGCCCCAGCTCCAGGGGGCCCCTGCTGCAGAGCCCATGGCGGTGCCCATGATGCTGCTGAACCTGGTGGAGCAGCTCGGGGAGGCAGATGAGGAGCTGGCGGGCAAATACGGAGAGCTGGGGGACTGGTGCGCCCAGAGGATTCTGCAGCACGTGCAG AGGGATGGACAAGCTGTGCTGGAGAATGTGTCAGAGGGTGGCAAGGAACTTCCTGGCTGCCTGGGGAGACAGCAGAACCCAG GCCACGCGCTGGAAGCCGGCTGGTTTCTGCTCCGTCATTGCATTCGGAAAGGCGACCCCGCACTTCGAGCCCATGTGGTTGACAAGTTCCTGTTGTTGCCCTTCCGCTCCGGATGGGACCCTGACCACGGCGGCCTCTTTTACTTCCAGGATGCTGATGACTTCTGCCCCACCCAG CTGGAGTGGGCCATGAAGCTCTGGTGGCCACACAGTGAAGCCATGATTGCCTTCCTCATGGGTTACAGTGACAGTGGGGACCCTGTGCTGCTGCGCCTCTTCTACCAAGTGGCTGAGTACACCTTCCGCCAG TTTCGCGATCCCGAGTACGGGGAATGGTTTGGCTACCTGAGCCGAGAGGGCAAGGTGGCCCTCTCCATCAAGGGAGGTCCTTTCAAAG GCTGCTTCCACGTGCCGCGGTGCCTAGCCATGTGCGAGGAGATGCTGGGCGCCCTGCTgggccgccccgcccccgcccccgcccccacccccgcctccacccccgcccccacccccgcctgCCGAGGCGCGGAATAA
- the NAA10 gene encoding N-alpha-acetyltransferase 10 isoform X2, which yields MNIRNARLSYIAEDENGKIVGYVLAKMEEDPDDVPHGHITSLAVKRSHRRLGLAQKLMDQASRAMIENFNAKYVSLHVRKSNRAALHLYSNTLNFQISEVEPKYYADGEDAYAMKRDLTQMADELRRHLELKEKGRHVVLGAIENKVESKGNSPPSSGEACREEKGLAAEDSGGDSKDLSEVSETTESTDVKDSSEASDSAS from the exons ATGAACATCCGCAATGCGAGG CTCTCTTACATTGCTGAGGACGAGAATGGGAAGATTGTGGGGTATGTCCTGGCCAAAAT gGAAGAGGACCCAGACGATGTGCCCCATGGACATATCACCTCATTG GCTGTGAAGCGTTCCCACCGGCGCCTCGGTCTGGCTCAGAAACTGATGGACCAGGCCTCTCGAGCCATGATAGAGAACTTCAATGCCAAATACGTCTCCCTGCATGTCAGGAAGAG TAACCGGGCCGCCCTGCACCTCTATTCCAACACCCTCAACTTTCA GATCAGTGAAGTGGAGCCCAAATACTATGCAGATGGGGAGGACGCCTATGCCATGAAGCGGGACCTCACTCAGATGGCCGATGAG CTGAGGCGGCACCTGGAGCTGAAGGAGAAGGGCAGGCACGTGGTGCTGGGTGCCATCGAGAACAAGGTGGAGAGCAAAGGCAATTCACCTCCGAGCTCAGGAGAGGCCTGTCGCGAGGAGAAGGGCCTGGCTGCCGAGGATAGTGGTGGGGACAGCAAGGACCTCAGCGAGGTCAGCGAGACCACAGAGAGCACAGATGTCAAGGACAGCTCAGAGGCCTCCGACTCAGCCTCCTAG